GAGGATGTTAAAAAGAGTAATTTTGACAGCGTTTACATTAGGGGTGAGTGTATTTTTTCTTGCGTCGTGTGGTGGTGGGGGTACAAATATTGCAATTGGCCCGCCGGCGAGCGAAACAAATGCAGTATCTAAATTAATTTTAGAAGCCTATGGAATTGAAGAAAGTGATTATAGTGCTTATCAAGAAGGCTTTGGAGATGCAGCAGATGCGGTTCAAGATGGAAACATTGATGTTTCCATTGGTATTTTAGGGTTGCCTGCTGGTAATATTGAAAGTTTACAAGCATCTGTTGGTGATGTGAAAATGATCGGCCTGACAGAAGAAGCTATTGCACATATGGAAGATAACAGCGGATATATGCGTTACACCATTCCAAAGGATACGTATGAGTTTATGGATGAAGATATTGAAACGGTTACAGCATTTGCTGTATTAGTAGCGAATACAGATACAATTGATGAGGAGCTAGGGTATGAGCTAGCGAAAAGTATGGTAGAGAATGCTAGTGAAAATACACATTCTCAATCTGTTCATATGACCCTGGAAAATGCACTGCAAGGAGCAGAAGGCTTACCAATTCATCCTGGTGCCAAGCGTTATTACGAGGAACAGGGGTTGACAGTAGAAAATGAAGTTGCTGAACTTGGCTCAACAGAACGAAAGAATGATTTAGTTTTGGGAACGGGAAGTCAAGGAGGAACTTATTATCCATTAGGAGGAGAAATTGCCACGATTTGGAATAAAAATATTGAAGGATTAAATGTTACGAATACAGAGACCGGAGCATCTATAGAAAACCTAGCCAGTATCCGTGATGGCAACATGGATCTAGGCATGACCGTTCACGTACCTGCTCTTGATGCTGTACATGGTGAAGGTGATTTTGAAGGAAATGAAGTTACAAATGCAGCATTTATCGGACATATTTATCCGGAAGTCGTTCAAATTGTTACACGAGAAAATACAGGAATTACTAGCTTAGATGAGTTGAAGTAACTTGCTAATAGAACGTTGTCTTAGCTTTTCATACGCACTATATGTAAAAGAGAAAAGGATCTTGAACGTAACTAAAGATCCTTTTCTTACTACCTTATAAAGGGTGTGGTTAAATGAAAGAAAACTCCCAGCTTGATGTTAAACAAATTTTGGAAAAATATGACCGAGAGAGTAATTATCGTATCAATATTGGCAAATGGGCTTGGGTTGTCTCGTTCCTAGGTGTGGCACTCACGCTATTCCATTTATATACAGGTTATTTTGGCACCCTTCCATCACAGCAGCAAGGAGCGATCCACTTAGGAACCGCCCTTGGAATTATGTTTTTGCTTTTTCCTGCAAAAAAAGGATTACAAAAGAAACAAAAATCGGTTCCTTGGTATGATGCGGTACTAGCATTTACTGCTATTTACGTAACGTATCATAAGATTATTTTCTTCGATTCAATTCTCCAAAGCCGTATTTCAGGGTATGGCATGGTCGATACCGCTATCTCAATTTGTGGAATTTTATTGTTATTGGAAGCAACCCGTCGAACAGTAGGAATACCTATTGTTATTGTAGCTAGTGTTGCGATTCTTTATGCTGTTTTTGGCAACCATATGCCAACACAGCTGCTATCACATCCAGGATTTGCAGTTGATCGAATTGCAACTGATTTATGGTATAAAGAAAATGGTGTGTTTGGCACACCGATTCAAATATCGGCCAAATTTATTTTTTTGTTTCTTTTCTTTGGGGTTATTTTAGTACACACAAAAATTGGTCAGTTTTTTAATGATATTGCACTTGCTTTAACAGGAAGATTTACTGGTGGTACCGCTAAAACTGCTGTAGTTGCAAGTGCACTGCAAGGAATGGTATCCGGAAGTTCAGTTGGAAATACAGTTGCCTCTGGATCGTTTACAATTCCGATGATGAAAAAGTCAGGCTTTAAGCCAGAATTTGCGGCAGCGACAGAGGCTTCGACGTCTACAGGTGGACAAATTATGCCACCAATTATGGGGGCAGCGGCATTTATTATGATGGAATATTTAGGTGTATCCTATGGAACAATTATGTTAGCAGCAATTGTTCCTGCTGCATTATATTTTACAGGTATTTTTATTGGAACTCATTTTGAAGCAAAGAAAATCGGTGTTATCGGATTACCGAAGGCTCAGCTGCCAGTTTTCAAGCAGTTAATGCTAAAAGATGGATACATGCTTTTGCCACTATTCATTATTATTGGAACGATTATGGTTGGGTTTACGCCACAACGAGCAGCATTAATGGGGATTTTCACTGCTTTTATTGTTAGTTTAATTCGAAAAGACACACGAATGAGCTTTAAAAAAGTATTTCTTGTTCTGGAGGAAGGTGCCCGGGTAGCACTGCCGGTAATTGCAGCAGTTGGAACGGCAGGAATTATTGCTGGAGTTGTCAGTATTACAGGATTAGGAGCTAAATTTGCCGCAAGTATCATTGCGTTATCAGGTGGTATACTGTTCTTCTCTTTAATTTTTACGATGGTTGCTTGTATTATTTTAGGAATGGGACTTCCGACTACTGCTAATTATGTTGTTACAGCAACCATTGCAGCACCTGTATTAATTAATGATTTTGGCGTTTTACCAATTGCTGCCCATATGTTTGTTTTTTACTTTGGAATTGTTGCAGATATTACGCCACCAGTTTGCTTAGCGGCATATGCTGGTGCTGGAATCGCTCGGGCAAACCCATTTAAATCAGGGGTGACAGCTGTAAAGCTAGCGATAGCGGCTTTTATTATTCCGTATGTTTTTATTTATAATCCAATCCTATTGATGCAGGATATAACACCAGTAAGTATCATTATCTCTATATTGACAGCGATAATAGGGATGACCGCAGTCAGCAGTGCTGTAGTAGGATTCTTTATACGCAACTCCTATTCCTGGGAACGACTGATTCTCTTTTTTTCAGGCATAATGCTGATTGTACCTGATATTTTAATCAGCATAATTGGTCTGGCACTTTTAATGGGGATTTGGTATATTCAAAAACAACGCAAGGATGATTCTGGGGAAATGAAAGCACGTATATCTATATGAAATATGAAGCCTTATAAGCTATGAAAATGGAGAGTTGAGCGTGAATGTAACTCTCCATTTTTATGTTGCGCTGCTATTTAGTTAATCGACTTCAAATAATGATAGCGCACACATGACGAAATTCGACAAAAATTTCAGATATTGTATTGATTTTTTAGAGGAAATGGGTTTATAATATCTAAAATTGCTCTAAACATTGGTTGTTATATAAAGGACCTGCTTGCATGGAGTGAATTTTCATAATAATAAAACTTTACATCTTAGACACGGAGGTCTTTTTATGCTAAGCAATCCACTTATAGCTACAACGCTTATTTTTGCATTGATTGCACTTGGAGAGTGGCTTTCGATCATCTCCAAAGCAAGAATTCCAATGCTTCTTACCGCGATGGTAGGTTATTTGATCTGTATTTGGACGGGAATATTCCCTAAAGATATTCTTGCAACATCACAATTCGCTGCATTAGGGGCGATGTTAGTTGGACCTGCTATTTTACACATGGGCACAATGATTCCTTTTTCACTCTTGAAAACGCAGTATAAAGCTGTATTAATTTCGTTAGGAGGGATTACAGTTTCTGGTGTGCTCATTTTGATTATTGTCACATTTCTCTTTGACTATCCAACTGCGGTAGCAGGAATTGGTCCGCTCAGTGGAGGAGTTGTAGCACTAATTATCACCTCTGAAAAGTTAACAGAGATTGGGCTGACAAGCTTAATCGTTATTCCAGCGTTAATTGTTGCGTTTCAAGGATTATTGGGAATGCCGCTCGCGCAATATTTTCTAAGAAAATATGCGTTTACGATTCAAGAGCAGATAGATAATGGAACATTTAAGCCGATGGAAGATAATAAGCATACAGCTACAAAGGAAACAGCTGTGAAGAGTCCAATTAAATCGAGTATGACATTAAAATTATTCTTTGTATTTGTAGGTGCAGCAATTGGTACGGCACTAGGTGAGGTAACACCAATCCATTACAGTCTTTGGTGTCTTGCATTTGGTGTAACAGGATTGAAGCTAGGTATCTTTGAACATAAATCACTGGAAAAAGCGAATTCATTTAACTTAACGATGATTGCAATTATATTTGTTGTTATTGGAACAATGGCTGATGTTAGTCCACAGGATGTATTAAACAACCTGCCTAGTATCATTGTTTTGCTTTTGCTTGGTACACTCGGTATTTCATTAGGTGGATTTATCGTTTCGAAGCTGCTGAAGTGGCACCCATATAAGGGAATGCCTGTTGCTTTAACAGCATTATTTGGGTTTCCGGCTGACTATATTCTTTGTGAAGAAGTAAGCAGAAGTATTGCAAGGAATAAAGAGGAAGAGGAAACCATTTTTAATGAAATGCTGACACCGATGCTAATTGGCGGGTTTACGACCGTTACCATTGCATCAGTAGTCATCGCGGGAATATTAGTTCAAACATTATAGGAATCGTTGGAGGGAAATAAAATGGGAAAAACAATAATTAAAAATGGATTGTTGATAGATGGAAATGGTGGAGAAATCCAACAAGGTGCAATTGTTGTTGTAGAAAATAATTGTATTCAATACGTTGGTCCCGAAAGTGAGTATACTGCAGACGGTAATGAAGCAGTTTTGGATGCGCAGGGTGGAACGATTATGCCAGGTTTAATAGATACACATGTTCATATGATGCTCGAGTTTTCACCGGTTGCAAAAAGGCTGACAACTCCATTTTCTTTTATGTATTACCAAGCTGCAAAATACCTGGAAGCAACATTACACGCAGGCATTACTTCTGTTCGTGATGCACTTGGAGCAGATCTAGGTGTGAAAAAAGCAATTGAAGAGGGACTTATTACAGGACCAAGAATGCAATTAAGTATTAACGCACTGACGATCACTGGCGGGCATGGAGATGGTTATACAGTCTCGGGTATAGAAATGGATCTTTTACCATCGGGTTACCCAGGAATGCCAAGTGGAAAATGTGATGGGGTAGAAGAGGTTCGCAAAAAGGCACGTGAAATGCTGCGTGCAGGTGCAGAAGTTATAAAGGTGCACGCAACTGGTGGTGTAACAAGTGCAACAGACCACCCGGAATTCACGCAATTTTCTCAAGCAGAATTAGAAGCAATTGTTGAGGAAGGTAAATTTAGAAAAGGTGTTAAGGTAATGGCACATGCACAAGGTGCAGAAGGTATTAAAAATGCAGTAAGGGCTGGAGTACATTCGATTGAGCATGGAATCTTTCTGGATGATGAGGCAATTGAGTTGATGCTCGAAAAAGGTACATATCTCGTACCAACATTACTTGCTCCTGTTGGTGTTTTAGAAACAGCAGAGGAGGCAGGTATGCCTGATACTGCTGTAGAAAAATCAAAGGAAGTTATTGAAATTCATAAAGCAAGTATTGCAAAAGCTTATCAAGCTGGTGTGAAAATTGCTATGGGAACTGATGCAGGTGTTGTGAAACATGGAATCAACCTGCGTGAGCTTGGTCTAATGACAGAAATCGGGATGTCCCCAATGGAATCCATCGTGGCATCTACGAAAACAGCTGCAGAATGTCTCGGATGGGAAGACAAAGTTGGAACAATTGAAGCTGGAAAACTCGCAGATATTATTATCGTGAAAGGTAACCCGCTGGAGGATATTTACTCGCTTGCTGACAATGATGCGATTCAGATTGTAATGAAAGATGGAAAAGTAGAGAAGAACTTACTCAACTACTAATAAAAATAGCTTTCCTTAAAATTTTAAGGAAAGCTATTTTTTATTTTATATCTCTTCAAAAGGGAATTTCATTTTAACCCTTCACAATAAATTTAATATTTTACATTCAATTAACTCCTTCAATACTCTATAAATTTGCCGATAAATAAAGAAAGAAACTTATACGAACCTTACGATATTAAAATAGAGTCATTAGGTTTTTCAGGAGGTCAACTATGGATAAAACATCAATTATTGGGATTATGTTAGGATTAATTGCAGTAGGAGTTGGGATGGTCCTTAAAGGAGTAAGTGTTGCAGCACTAATAAATCCTGCTGCAATATTAATCATTTTATTAGGGACAGTTGCTGCTGTAACAATTGCATTTCCAGCGAGTACACTTAAAAAGATACCTGCTTTAATTAGAATTTTATTTACAGAAACCAATAAAACAGATACAAAGGAAATAGTTGAGATGTTCAGTAACTGGGCAGATCAGACACGCAAGGAAGGTATCTTATCATTGGAACAGCAGGTAAATGAAGTAGAAGACCCATTCCTGGCATCTGGATTACAGCTAGCGATTGATGGGCAATCACCGGATTTTATTAAAGATATTATGCTGGAAAAAATTAATGCGATGGAGCAACGGCATGAGGAGGGGGCAGCTGTATTTTCACAAGCTGGAACCTATGCACCAACACTTGGTGTGCTTGGTGCAGTTATAGGATTGATCGCAGCACTAGGTGATATGTCAAATATTGAAGCATTAGGCGCCGCAATTTCTGCCGCTTTTATTGCGACATTATTAGGAATTTTTACTGGCTATGTATTATGGCATCCGTTTGCAAATAAGCTAAGGGAAAAATCCAAAAAAGAAGTAGTGCAAAAGGAAATTATGGTGGAAGGCATTCTCTCTATAACTACTGGTGATTCACAATTGATTGTACGTGAAAAGCTGGGTTCCTTGCTTTCAACAAAAGAATTAACTGCTATGAAGCAGGTGGATGTAAATGAGTAGAAGAAAGAAACGCAAGCAATCACATATAGATGAATCATGGCTTTTACCTTATTCTGATTTATTAACACTTCTAGTTGCTCTATTTATCGTGTTATTTGCGATGAGTGATATAAATGTGCAAAAATATGAACAGCTTTCAGGTGTATTTCGTGATCAGTTTTCTGGTGGGGGCAATGGTATTCTTGAGAATCAAGAAACACCGGTTAAAACACCAGTAGATTCGGGCGAGATCGAAAAAGAAAATCAAGAAAATGCGAGTGAAGAAGAGATTGATGAAAGTGTTTCAGAGGGGGAAGGAGAACTTCTGCACCTTGAGGAGCTAAATTCTGCGATACAAAATTATATATATGAAAATGACTTAACTGATGCGTTTGGAACAGAGCTGACAGATGAGGGGCTATTAGTAACAATCGTTAATGATGTATTTTTTGATTCAGGCAGTGCTGTGGTAAAAGATGGAGGAGTAACTGTAGCGCGAGAGGTTTCTGATTTGCTTCACACAGAACCCCCACATCAAATTGTTATTAGTGGACATGCAGACGATGTACCAATTGGAGATTCCTTATTCGAATCGAATTGGGAGTTAAGTGTTACTCGTGCACTCAACTTCATGCGCTTAGTGCTGGAAAATGAAGCACTGGATCCAACACTTTTCAGTGCAAAAGGTTTTGGGGAGTATAAACCAATTGTTCCGAATACAAGCAAAGAAAATAGAGCCAAAAACAGAAGGGTCGAAGTTTTGATATTACCTAACTATGAGATCAATGTGGATAACTAAGTGCTAATAGGATTATATGGTATGCCAAGAATGATTAAATGGCTATCGTAGGAGCAGAATTTTATTCGGCTCCTTTTTCATATTGATTAAAAAATATTGTAAATAACCTACAATTTCTTTCGTATTATCCGATATAGATAAGGTATTAATCTTAAATAGTTCTTTTTGACTAGTTTAAATAACTTGTTAAAAATGAAATAACAGGGGGTTCACAATGGTAACAACAAAAGAAGAACGCAATCGTTCAGTCGTATTTTTATTAAATGGAATGAATTCATCCCTGAAATCAATTATTCCTATTCCAAGTGAAATAGCAAAGCCAACTTTGGCAGGAGCAAGTTTATCTCTTCAATTTGGTGTTCTGATTGGATTTACAGGGGATGCAAAAGGAAAGTTAATTCTTTCAGGTGACCCATCTGTTTTTGCAGCAATAGGTGAGACAATGTTTGGAATGGCTGTTGAGGGAGAAATGCTAGCTTCTTTTAGTGGCGAGCTGGGAAATATGTTAGCTGGTAATCTATCTACAACGATTGTTCAGGATGGAATCAAAACAGATATTACTGCACCAACTATTATGCAGGGATCCACTACTTTATCAGGCTATGAAAAAGCATTGCAGCTATCTGCAGACTTTGGAAAAACAGGGAAATTAGATATTTACTTGTTACTGGATTGAGGTTTTTAGCTTCAATCTTTCTTAATAAAAGACCATTCCTTGGTAAATTGCGAGATTCCAAAAATACTTCTTTATAAATCGTGATTTTTGTCGATATAAAAGATAGGAACTTTAACCTACATAGAAATGATAAATGTACAGCAATTAATGATTCTTATAATTATGTTAGGATTGACAACATTAAATGGACAAAATGCAAATGGAAAGGAAATGCTTTATGGATACGGATCAATATTTAGAAGTATTTTTGGAAGAAAGCCGAGAGCATTTACAGGCTGTGAATGATAGTATTCTTCAATTAGAAAAGCAACCTGATGATTTGAATCTGGTAAATGAAATTTTCCGATCTGCACATACATTAAAAGGTATGGCTGCAACAATGGGATATGAAGATATTGCATCGCTTACCCATAAAATGGAAAATGTATTAGATATGATTCGCAACCATGAATTGAATGTGACGACGGATATAATTGATGTCATCTTTTTAGCAATTGATGCTCTCGAGGATATGGTTGGTTCCATCCAAGAGGGGAACGATGGAAAGAAAGATGTTTCCGAATTAGTTCAGCGTTTGGATCAAATAGAGAACGGCAAACAAGCTATGCAAACAGAGCAATATGCAACAGCAGTAGAAGTA
This region of Oceanobacillus sp. FSL K6-2867 genomic DNA includes:
- a CDS encoding TAXI family TRAP transporter solute-binding subunit → MLKRVILTAFTLGVSVFFLASCGGGGTNIAIGPPASETNAVSKLILEAYGIEESDYSAYQEGFGDAADAVQDGNIDVSIGILGLPAGNIESLQASVGDVKMIGLTEEAIAHMEDNSGYMRYTIPKDTYEFMDEDIETVTAFAVLVANTDTIDEELGYELAKSMVENASENTHSQSVHMTLENALQGAEGLPIHPGAKRYYEEQGLTVENEVAELGSTERKNDLVLGTGSQGGTYYPLGGEIATIWNKNIEGLNVTNTETGASIENLASIRDGNMDLGMTVHVPALDAVHGEGDFEGNEVTNAAFIGHIYPEVVQIVTRENTGITSLDELK
- a CDS encoding TRAP transporter permease, coding for MKENSQLDVKQILEKYDRESNYRINIGKWAWVVSFLGVALTLFHLYTGYFGTLPSQQQGAIHLGTALGIMFLLFPAKKGLQKKQKSVPWYDAVLAFTAIYVTYHKIIFFDSILQSRISGYGMVDTAISICGILLLLEATRRTVGIPIVIVASVAILYAVFGNHMPTQLLSHPGFAVDRIATDLWYKENGVFGTPIQISAKFIFLFLFFGVILVHTKIGQFFNDIALALTGRFTGGTAKTAVVASALQGMVSGSSVGNTVASGSFTIPMMKKSGFKPEFAAATEASTSTGGQIMPPIMGAAAFIMMEYLGVSYGTIMLAAIVPAALYFTGIFIGTHFEAKKIGVIGLPKAQLPVFKQLMLKDGYMLLPLFIIIGTIMVGFTPQRAALMGIFTAFIVSLIRKDTRMSFKKVFLVLEEGARVALPVIAAVGTAGIIAGVVSITGLGAKFAASIIALSGGILFFSLIFTMVACIILGMGLPTTANYVVTATIAAPVLINDFGVLPIAAHMFVFYFGIVADITPPVCLAAYAGAGIARANPFKSGVTAVKLAIAAFIIPYVFIYNPILLMQDITPVSIIISILTAIIGMTAVSSAVVGFFIRNSYSWERLILFFSGIMLIVPDILISIIGLALLMGIWYIQKQRKDDSGEMKARISI
- a CDS encoding amidohydrolase family protein, whose protein sequence is MGKTIIKNGLLIDGNGGEIQQGAIVVVENNCIQYVGPESEYTADGNEAVLDAQGGTIMPGLIDTHVHMMLEFSPVAKRLTTPFSFMYYQAAKYLEATLHAGITSVRDALGADLGVKKAIEEGLITGPRMQLSINALTITGGHGDGYTVSGIEMDLLPSGYPGMPSGKCDGVEEVRKKAREMLRAGAEVIKVHATGGVTSATDHPEFTQFSQAELEAIVEEGKFRKGVKVMAHAQGAEGIKNAVRAGVHSIEHGIFLDDEAIELMLEKGTYLVPTLLAPVGVLETAEEAGMPDTAVEKSKEVIEIHKASIAKAYQAGVKIAMGTDAGVVKHGINLRELGLMTEIGMSPMESIVASTKTAAECLGWEDKVGTIEAGKLADIIIVKGNPLEDIYSLADNDAIQIVMKDGKVEKNLLNY
- the motA gene encoding flagellar motor stator protein MotA; amino-acid sequence: MDKTSIIGIMLGLIAVGVGMVLKGVSVAALINPAAILIILLGTVAAVTIAFPASTLKKIPALIRILFTETNKTDTKEIVEMFSNWADQTRKEGILSLEQQVNEVEDPFLASGLQLAIDGQSPDFIKDIMLEKINAMEQRHEEGAAVFSQAGTYAPTLGVLGAVIGLIAALGDMSNIEALGAAISAAFIATLLGIFTGYVLWHPFANKLREKSKKEVVQKEIMVEGILSITTGDSQLIVREKLGSLLSTKELTAMKQVDVNE
- the motB gene encoding flagellar motor protein MotB; amino-acid sequence: MSRRKKRKQSHIDESWLLPYSDLLTLLVALFIVLFAMSDINVQKYEQLSGVFRDQFSGGGNGILENQETPVKTPVDSGEIEKENQENASEEEIDESVSEGEGELLHLEELNSAIQNYIYENDLTDAFGTELTDEGLLVTIVNDVFFDSGSAVVKDGGVTVAREVSDLLHTEPPHQIVISGHADDVPIGDSLFESNWELSVTRALNFMRLVLENEALDPTLFSAKGFGEYKPIVPNTSKENRAKNRRVEVLILPNYEINVDN
- a CDS encoding chemotaxis protein CheX, with amino-acid sequence MVTTKEERNRSVVFLLNGMNSSLKSIIPIPSEIAKPTLAGASLSLQFGVLIGFTGDAKGKLILSGDPSVFAAIGETMFGMAVEGEMLASFSGELGNMLAGNLSTTIVQDGIKTDITAPTIMQGSTTLSGYEKALQLSADFGKTGKLDIYLLLD